The following is a genomic window from Chryseobacterium sp. StRB126.
AATTATTGAAGACCCCAAAGCATTATTTACTATTGAATTAACCAAGCCAGTATCAAAATTTACTGAGGATGGTATTGTTACAACCAATGGATATACCGTAAACGATGGTAATATATATGATGGCACAGCTGTATCAAAAGATAGCCCAAGAACATTAGCTCACGAATTAGGACATAAAGCAAGCCTGCCACATATTTTTGGAGAAACAAGTAAAGTTGAAAATACAAAAGAGAATCAAAAAAACCTGATGAACTCTGATGATAATAACAAAATAGAATTACGAGATACCGCAGGAACAAATTTAACTACTTCTCAAACAAATGATATAAAAAATCATATCAAAATTACTAATGAGAATAGGGAAAGAAAAGAAAAAGAACAACAAAAATTAAATCAAACCCCTAATCAAAATGGAAATTAATAAAAAGGCATTTTTAATACTAACTCTTTTAGCGTTAAGTTTTGTTTCGTGTCAGACTAAGAAAATAATTACTTATGCTAAATAACCTGAGTTCGGGATAATAATTGAGATAAACTTTGTAAAAAATAGCAATAATTCGTATATTTAAGTTTCTGACATTCAAATATTTAAACGATTTATTGCTATGAATTTGAAAGACCAAATTACAAATATTTTTGTACAAATTGATGATTTTTGTAAAGAGTTTGATGCGCAAATTAAAAAATTAAAGCTAGAAGCATTAGGAGACAGCAAGAAAAGAAGAAACAGAACTTCAAAAATGTTTGATTCTGAAATTATCACAATCATGATAGGCTTTCATTTGGGAGCTCACAAAACATTTAAACATTACTATCAGGAAGTAGTTTGTGGATATTGGAAAGATTTATTTCCAAATAGGCTTTCCTACAACAGGTTTATCGAGCTCCAACAAAGATGTTTTGTTGTTTTTGTCTTGTTTTTGAAAGAAAAATGTCTTGGAAAATGCACAGGAATCAGCTTTATGGACAGTACAACTTTGAAAGTCTGTAGAAACCAAAGGATACATAATCATAAAGTTTTCAAAGGTTTCGCAGAACGCGGAAAGTCCTCAATGGGCTGGTTTTACGGCTTCAAACTACATTTGGTATGCAATGAAAAAGGAGAACTTTTATCCTTTTATTTGACAAAAGGAAATGTGGATGACCGAAATCCGAAACATATTAAGAAAATGACCAAGCAATTGTTTGGGAAGTTGTTTGCCGATAAAGGGTATCTCTCAAAAGCCTTGTGGGAGATGCTTTTTGCAGATGGTATTCAACTCTTTACCAAACTTAGAAAGAATATGAAAAATCACATAATGACAATGGAAGACAAGATTTTGCTTAGAAAAAGAGCTATCATTGAAACCATAAATGACGAACTAAAGAATCACTGTCAGGTTGAACACACCAGACACCGAAGTGTGAACAATTTTATAATGAATATCTTGGGAGGGCTAACAGCATATTGTTTCTTTCCAAAAAAACCGTCACTTAACTTAAAAAAAGTAAATAACGGTCAACTATTTTTAAATTTTGCTTAAACCGAACTCAGGTTAAATATGAAAATTTAGACACAAAAAAAAAGAAAGAAGTAGATGAAAGTCTCAAAGAAGTATTAAAGCATTTAGCAAAAAAAGAAAATGAAATTGCTTTATTATTCCAATATAATTGCTTCTATAATAAAAAGTTGGAAATCAATAATAAGTATAATCTAGACTTTCCTAAGGATCCAAATAATGATCATTATGGTCAAAAATTTAAATTAGTTAAAAAAGAAGAAGGATCTATTAAGATAAAAATATCTGATGGCAGAGAATTTTTAATTAAACAAAAAAAAGGATTTGATTATATAGGTATTTGTTATTATGAAAAAGAAGACAAACTATATATAGAATATTTTGACTATCCTCGAATTTTAGCTATTGAATAAGATCCCCCTCGTTGGCGCGAGCTTATAGCTCGTGTCCCATAAATAAAATAAAGATCATTGTACTTACAGTGGTCTTTATTATTTTAAGCGTAAGAAAACCGTTATATTTATCAGTATAAAGATCACTTAGGAAATACAAGGGTGAGTTTTGCTAAAAACAGCGCAGGTGCTCTTGAAGTTATAGATACCAATAATTATTATCCTTTTGGGCTAAACCATATTGGAGGGACTAAAGGACAGTTAGGTAGTTATAAGAACTATAAGTATAATGGTAAGGAGCTTCAGGAGACGGGTATGTATGATTTTGGGGCGAGGATGTATATGCCTGATCTAGGAAGATGGAGTGTAGTAGATCCGCTGGCAGAAACTTCCAGACGTTGGTCAACATATACCTATGCTTATAATAATCCGATTAGGTTTATAGATCCAGATGGAAGACAAGGGAAAGATATTATTCTATCATTAGGACATGATAAATGGGAGGCAGAAATAAAGGCACGATATGATGGTGGGAAACTATATGCATACTCCAATGGAAAGAGAACAGGTGTTGAATATACTGGAGACACTTCAAAAGTAAGTGGGATTATTTCGGATTTGAATAAGTTAAGTGCAAATTCAGCGGGAAAATCAGAACTTATTGACTACTTTTCAAAAGAAGGTAATGATGTCACAATCAGATTGAATCCAGATAGCGAAAACCATTATGGTTATGGAACAGGAAGTATAACTGTAACAGGTGAAACTGTTCCTTTACCTACAACTGAAGGCATGCAAGATGCAGACTCTTACATCGTTTTAGGGCATGAGATGGGTCATGCAAAATCAGATTTGAAAAAGGAGGAAGGTACAGTAAAAGAATGGTATAAAAAAGATGATGGAACATCAGTAACTTTAGATGAAATAAACGCAACCCACATAGAAAATAAAATTAGAAAAGCAGCAAATCTTCCTCTTAGGACACGTTATAACCCTTATAGAACTGATACATCGTTGTTAACAGATGACAACAAAAAAAGTTTGTACATCAATAAAAAAGAAAGCTATCCTACTAAAGAAAAAGTTAAAGATAATTATGAATACTAAAAATTTTTTATACATAATCTTTGTTTTGACTATATTCAATAGTTGCAAAACAAAAAATCAATGCGAGGTATATATTAATACACTCAATAGAGTTCTTGAAAAAGAGTATAACGAAAATTTAAATAAAAATAGAGAGTTATTTGTAAAAGAAAATGTAATAATTAATCATTTAAGTGATTATACAAAATTTAATACTTGTGAAAGGAAAGAAATTTTATTTAATTCTCCTAAAGACACAGTCATTGTTTTAGAAAGAATTAGACATGATGATTATGCCGGAACAAATACCAATTTGACTGGAATCTATAGAAATAATGAATTACTTTCTTTTAATGCTTTTAATAAAGGATTTAAAACAATAAAGATTGATAGGGATTATATTTTGAGTAATAATCACTATAATTATGTTTTAAAGCTAAAACAAGGAAAGTTTCCAAGCAAGAAAATGTCTGATTATCCTGATTGTGCCTTAAAAGATATAACCTTTATTACACTCATTGTTAATCAAAAGATAAAGAATATTTATCGTATATGTTCAGGAGAATTTGTAAAATTAGAAGAAGAATAAAGTGTAATAGCCACAACTTGATCTGACAGTTAGGGTTTAAAAATAATTGTCAGTTATCCAATATTATCCTTACTTCCAAAAGTAAGGATTTTTTGTTCCTCTGCAAGAGTTTCCAATAATTTCTCTTTTGCAATAGGTTTACTATCCAAAAACGTCTGCATCGGTGTTTTACCGTAACAATGTTTTCCTGTATGCGTTCTTTCATTATTGTAATACGACAGCCAGCTGTTTAAGTCTAATTGCAGCTCTTCAATACTTCTGTAAATTTTCTTTCTGAAAGCTATGGCATAAAACTCTTCCTGTATTGTCCTGTGAAAACGTTCACAAATGCCGTTGGTCTGAGGGCTTTTAGCCTTGGTCTTCGTGTGATCAATATCTTCAATGGCTAAATAAAGCTGGTATTCATGCTGTTCTCTTATTCCACAGTATTCCGTTCCTCTGTCTGTTAAAATTCTGAGTAAACGAAGTTCCTGTTGCTCAAAGAACGGAACTACCTGATCATTAAGCATGTCAGCAGCAATAAGAGCATTTTTACGGTCATATAGCTTTGCAAATACTACTTTAGAATACGTGTCAATAAAAGTTTGCTGATAAATATGTCCAACTCCTTTGATATTGCCTACATAATAAGTGTCTTGAGCTCCTAAATATCCAGGATGATGAGTTTCAATTTCTCCATGAGCTTTTTTCTCCTCCTTGGCTCTTTCTAGTGCTGAAAGTTGAGATTCAGTAAGGACTATACCATCTTGAGCGGATTTGGCTTCCAAGGCTTTTAATCTTAGTTTAAACGTATGTAGATCGTGTCTTAACCAAATACCTCTGACCCCGCCTGGGGATACGATCAACCCTTTCTTTTTAAGTTCATTACTCACTCTAAGCTGCCCCAAAGCAGGGTTTTCAATGGCTATATCAACAACAGCCTTTTCAATAACTTCATCTACACGATTCTTTAATACTGGCTTTCTTCTGGAGATTTCCTGTAATGCTAATTCACCTCCTTGCTCATACAGTTCTTTGAATCGATAAAAACTGTCTCGGGAATAGCCCATTACTTTACAAGCTTTGGATACATTTCCTAAATGTTGTGCTAATTCAAGTACACCTAACTTGTTTTTGATGATTTTTTGTTGTGTTGTCATAATACTTAATCTGTTTTAAAGTTATTTAATTTGATTATAACTGTCAGATTAAGTCTTGACTAATTCAAATAAAGCAAAGAGACTGTCTTTTGAGACAGCCTCTTTTGTGTTATAATGCAGCTACATTTTTATTAAAGAAGTCTTTAAATTTTTTGATGGTAAGCATTTTATCGATGATTTTAAAGACGGTGCTTTTGTCTTCTTCGTCGAGCTGCTGAATGAGTTCCATTTGTTCGAGAGTCGATTTATCTTCAATTACAATCTCTTTAGGAATTATGTTTTCATTGTAATTAATAACCTGCTCCGCAAAGTCTCCCGACTTTGAGCTGTCAAAAACCTAATACAAGAAATAAAAAGAATCCTTGCAACGGCAAGGGTTCTTTTCTTAGCCTCAATTTATATTCATAAGAAATTTTTATTCTTTAACTTTGTCTTTTTCAAAACTATGGTGGTCCTTAGTCTTGAAATTAATACCCCATCAAAAAATAAAATCATGTCAATTACCAACGACGATCAGTTAATCGGAATGCAAAAAGTGAGTGAAGCAGTGGCGTATACCTTGAAAGAGATGAGGCAATATGCTCAGCCTGGGATGACTACCAAGGAGCTTGATGAATACGGAGCCAAAATATTGGCTGATTTCGGAGCTAAGTCTGCCCCTTATCTTACCTATGGATTTCCCGGTTGGACCTGCATAAGTGTAGATAATGAATTTTGTCATGGTATTCCTACCGATCAGAGAGTTTTGAAGGAAGGCGATCTTATCAATATTGATGTCTCAGCAGAACTCAAGGGATATTGGGCTGATAATGGCGGATCCTTTGTGATTGGGAAAGATATCAATCAACACCAGAAGTTAGTAGATGCTTCCAAAGATATTCTTCAAAAAACAATTGATAACATTAGAGGTGGTGTGAAAATAGCTGATATTGGATTTTTAATGGAGACTGAAGCAAAGAAAAGAGGTTTTAAAGTCATTAAAAATCTCGGGGGACATGGAGTAGGAAGAAGTTTACATGAACAGCCCGATGAATTATTGAATTATAAAAACCGTTTCGATACCAGACGTTTTAAGAAAAATTCTGTAGTAGCAATTGAAACATTTATTTCCACTTCCTCAAACCTTGCTGTAGAATTAAAAGATGGCTGGACGATGGTTGGTAACAAAGGCGGGTATATGGCACAACACGAACACACCATTTTAATTACGGATGGGAAACCTGTTGTTTTAACTCAAATGAATGAGATCTTGAATTAAGATATCATTCATTAGATACTGCGAGTTCGAAATAAATAATCATTATCAATAAAATTAGTA
Proteins encoded in this region:
- a CDS encoding IS982 family transposase, with product MNLKDQITNIFVQIDDFCKEFDAQIKKLKLEALGDSKKRRNRTSKMFDSEIITIMIGFHLGAHKTFKHYYQEVVCGYWKDLFPNRLSYNRFIELQQRCFVVFVLFLKEKCLGKCTGISFMDSTTLKVCRNQRIHNHKVFKGFAERGKSSMGWFYGFKLHLVCNEKGELLSFYLTKGNVDDRNPKHIKKMTKQLFGKLFADKGYLSKALWEMLFADGIQLFTKLRKNMKNHIMTMEDKILLRKRAIIETINDELKNHCQVEHTRHRSVNNFIMNILGGLTAYCFFPKKPSLNLKKVNNGQLFLNFA
- a CDS encoding RHS repeat-associated core domain-containing protein — protein: MSFAKNSAGALEVIDTNNYYPFGLNHIGGTKGQLGSYKNYKYNGKELQETGMYDFGARMYMPDLGRWSVVDPLAETSRRWSTYTYAYNNPIRFIDPDGRQGKDIILSLGHDKWEAEIKARYDGGKLYAYSNGKRTGVEYTGDTSKVSGIISDLNKLSANSAGKSELIDYFSKEGNDVTIRLNPDSENHYGYGTGSITVTGETVPLPTTEGMQDADSYIVLGHEMGHAKSDLKKEEGTVKEWYKKDDGTSVTLDEINATHIENKIRKAANLPLRTRYNPYRTDTSLLTDDNKKSLYINKKESYPTKEKVKDNYEY
- a CDS encoding IS481 family transposase; amino-acid sequence: MTTQQKIIKNKLGVLELAQHLGNVSKACKVMGYSRDSFYRFKELYEQGGELALQEISRRKPVLKNRVDEVIEKAVVDIAIENPALGQLRVSNELKKKGLIVSPGGVRGIWLRHDLHTFKLRLKALEAKSAQDGIVLTESQLSALERAKEEKKAHGEIETHHPGYLGAQDTYYVGNIKGVGHIYQQTFIDTYSKVVFAKLYDRKNALIAADMLNDQVVPFFEQQELRLLRILTDRGTEYCGIREQHEYQLYLAIEDIDHTKTKAKSPQTNGICERFHRTIQEEFYAIAFRKKIYRSIEELQLDLNSWLSYYNNERTHTGKHCYGKTPMQTFLDSKPIAKEKLLETLAEEQKILTFGSKDNIG
- the map gene encoding type I methionyl aminopeptidase, which codes for MSITNDDQLIGMQKVSEAVAYTLKEMRQYAQPGMTTKELDEYGAKILADFGAKSAPYLTYGFPGWTCISVDNEFCHGIPTDQRVLKEGDLINIDVSAELKGYWADNGGSFVIGKDINQHQKLVDASKDILQKTIDNIRGGVKIADIGFLMETEAKKRGFKVIKNLGGHGVGRSLHEQPDELLNYKNRFDTRRFKKNSVVAIETFISTSSNLAVELKDGWTMVGNKGGYMAQHEHTILITDGKPVVLTQMNEILN